One Nostoc punctiforme PCC 73102 DNA window includes the following coding sequences:
- the crtR gene encoding beta-carotene hydroxylase: MIASEAKKPLTIPPKEFLAPPGDFNPTLLLFLVAVAMLVLSNFGYWLWEWPHWLCFSVNTIALHCAGTVIHDACHQSAHRNRVMNAMLGHGSALMLAFAFPVFTRVHLQHHGHVNHPEDDPDHYVSTGGPLWLIAVRFLYHEVFFFQRRLWRKYELLEWFISRLIVGVIVYISVQYHFLGYILNFWFIPAFVVGIALGLFFDYLPHRPFAERDRWKNARVYPNQVLNILIMGQNYHLIHHLWPSIPWYNYQPAYYVMKPLLDEKGCYQTSGLLQKKDFFEFVYDIFLGIRFHHQKE, from the coding sequence ATGATCGCATCGGAGGCAAAAAAGCCACTGACAATCCCGCCAAAGGAATTTTTAGCGCCTCCTGGTGATTTTAATCCCACGCTATTGCTGTTTTTGGTAGCTGTAGCAATGCTGGTGTTATCTAACTTTGGTTATTGGCTGTGGGAATGGCCGCACTGGCTTTGTTTTAGTGTTAACACTATTGCTTTGCATTGTGCTGGGACGGTGATTCACGACGCTTGTCACCAATCAGCCCATCGTAACCGGGTAATGAATGCGATGTTAGGGCATGGTAGTGCCTTGATGCTAGCTTTTGCTTTTCCAGTATTTACGCGGGTGCATTTACAGCATCATGGCCATGTCAACCATCCCGAAGACGACCCAGATCATTATGTCTCTACGGGTGGCCCGTTATGGCTGATTGCAGTAAGGTTTTTGTACCACGAGGTGTTTTTCTTTCAACGGCGACTGTGGCGCAAATATGAGCTATTGGAATGGTTCATCAGCCGCTTAATTGTCGGTGTAATTGTTTATATATCAGTGCAATACCACTTTTTGGGTTACATTCTCAATTTTTGGTTTATACCAGCTTTTGTAGTGGGGATAGCACTGGGATTATTTTTCGACTATTTGCCACATCGTCCCTTTGCAGAACGCGATCGCTGGAAAAATGCTCGTGTCTACCCGAACCAAGTTCTCAATATTCTGATTATGGGACAGAATTACCACTTAATTCATCATCTGTGGCCTTCTATTCCTTGGTATAATTACCAACCTGCGTACTATGTTATGAAGCCGCTCTTAGATGAGAAAGGATGTTATCAAACTTCAGGATTGTTGCAGAAAAAGGACTTTTTTGAGTTTGTTTATGACATCTTTTTAGGAATTCGGTTTCATCATCAAAAAGAATAA
- the pyk gene encoding pyruvate kinase, with the protein MQLRDSLRRTKIVATIGPATSSPEMLKAIIEAGATTLRLNFSHGTHADHQRSIRLIRQTAFELNQPVAILQDLQGPKIRLGKFDNGSIVLAKGDRFTLTNRPVVGTQEISCVTYDYLAEEVPVGAKILLDDGRVEMVVEEINRDKGDLHCRITVPGKLSNNKGVNFPGVYLSIKAMTDKDREDLMFGLDQGVDWVALSFVRNPQDMIEIKELISSTGKQVPVVAKIEKHEAIEQMEAVLALCDGVMVARGDLGVELPAEDVPVLQKRLIATANRLGIPIITATQMLDSMVSNPRPTRAEVSDVANAILDGTDAVMLSNETAVGSFPVEAVATMARIAERMEQEEAQHLNLRSVRDSRRSIPNAISQAVGQIAEQLGAAAIMTLTQTGATARNVSKFRPNTPILAVTPHVNVARQLQMVWGVKPLLVLGLPSTGQTFQAAINVAQELKLLSEGDLVVMTAGTLQGISGSTDLIKVEVVTAVLGHGIGLGQGLVSGRARVANTGMDVSNFNPGDILVAPRTSADFVEAIRKSAGIITEEESLTSHAAVIGLRLGVPVIVGVKQATQVIRDGAIITLDLQRGLIYSGAVRTP; encoded by the coding sequence ATGCAATTAAGAGATTCTCTGCGCCGGACAAAAATTGTCGCTACTATTGGCCCCGCCACTAGTAGTCCTGAAATGCTCAAGGCGATTATTGAAGCGGGAGCCACGACGCTACGGCTAAACTTCTCCCACGGAACTCATGCCGACCATCAGCGTAGTATTCGCTTAATTCGGCAAACCGCTTTTGAATTAAATCAACCAGTGGCTATTCTCCAAGACTTGCAGGGCCCAAAAATTCGCTTGGGGAAGTTTGACAACGGGTCTATAGTTTTGGCAAAAGGCGATCGCTTCACCTTGACAAACCGTCCGGTGGTAGGTACGCAGGAAATTAGCTGCGTCACCTACGATTATTTAGCCGAAGAAGTCCCAGTTGGTGCAAAAATCCTCCTCGATGATGGACGAGTAGAAATGGTCGTGGAGGAGATTAACCGAGACAAAGGTGATTTGCATTGTCGCATTACCGTGCCTGGTAAACTTTCTAACAACAAAGGTGTAAACTTTCCCGGCGTTTACCTGTCAATTAAGGCAATGACCGACAAAGACCGAGAGGATCTGATGTTTGGTCTAGATCAAGGTGTAGATTGGGTGGCACTTTCCTTTGTCCGCAATCCGCAGGACATGATCGAAATTAAAGAACTAATTTCTAGTACAGGCAAGCAAGTGCCAGTGGTTGCCAAAATTGAAAAACATGAAGCCATTGAACAAATGGAGGCAGTTCTGGCTTTGTGTGATGGCGTGATGGTTGCCAGAGGTGATTTAGGCGTAGAATTGCCCGCAGAAGATGTTCCGGTACTCCAAAAGCGGCTAATTGCTACAGCAAATCGCTTAGGGATTCCCATCATCACCGCCACCCAAATGTTAGACAGCATGGTGAGCAATCCCCGTCCCACTCGCGCGGAAGTGTCAGATGTGGCAAACGCGATTTTAGATGGCACAGACGCGGTGATGCTCTCCAATGAAACCGCCGTCGGTAGCTTCCCTGTAGAAGCAGTAGCGACAATGGCGCGGATTGCCGAGCGGATGGAGCAGGAAGAAGCCCAACACTTAAACTTGCGTTCCGTGAGAGATTCCCGGCGCTCCATTCCTAATGCGATTAGTCAAGCTGTAGGTCAAATTGCCGAACAACTAGGTGCAGCTGCAATTATGACCTTAACGCAAACTGGGGCAACTGCTCGCAATGTCTCTAAGTTCCGTCCCAATACACCGATTTTGGCTGTTACCCCCCATGTGAATGTAGCGCGGCAGCTACAAATGGTGTGGGGAGTAAAACCGCTATTGGTGCTAGGATTACCTTCCACTGGTCAGACCTTCCAAGCTGCGATTAATGTGGCTCAGGAGTTGAAGTTACTGTCGGAGGGAGATTTAGTAGTAATGACTGCTGGCACACTCCAGGGAATTTCCGGCTCCACAGATTTGATTAAGGTTGAGGTGGTGACGGCGGTATTAGGTCACGGAATTGGATTAGGACAAGGTTTAGTGAGTGGTCGCGCACGGGTAGCTAATACTGGCATGGATGTTAGTAACTTTAATCCTGGAGACATATTAGTTGCACCGCGCACTAGTGCCGATTTTGTCGAGGCTATTCGTAAATCTGCGGGGATTATTACGGAAGAGGAAAGTCTCACAAGTCATGCTGCCGTTATTGGCTTACGTCTCGGCGTGCCAGTGATTGTTGGCGTGAAGCAGGCAACGCAGGTGATTCGCGATGGAGCGATTATAACGCTGGATCTGCAACGGGGTTTGATTTACTCTGGGGCAGTGAGAACGCCTTAG
- a CDS encoding M61 family metallopeptidase translates to MTEATATRPNAYIQETGPTIHYLVAMSQPETHLFEVTLRIVDYTSPILDLKLPVWTPGSYLVREYAKNLQDFVVFAEDKPLPWRKISKNHWQVDKTGVSELTVRYRIFANELSVRTNHLDATHGYFNGAALFFRLPGWDKQPIRVTIVPPYPEWQVTTALPPVGEETNTFWASDFDTLVDTPFEIGSHQLYKFEVLGKPHELAIWGKGNYQVQHMIADIQKIIQVEAQMFGGLPYERYVFLLHLFSQAFGGLEHKDSCSLIYQRFGFRTQEKYDRFMQLVAHEFFHLWNVKRIRPKALEVFDYDQENYTPSLWFCEGTTSYYDLLIPLRAGIYDIKSYLNNLSKEITRYETTPGRKVQPVSESSFDAWIKLYRPDANSGNSQISYYLKGEMVSLLLDLLIRSTHDNQRSLDDVMLKMWQQFGKDEIGYTPEQLQEVIESVAGIDLTDFFKRYIDSTDDLPFNQYLEPFGLQLVAEQQEEPYLGVRINTENGREMIKFVETDSPAQIGGIDAGDELLAIDGIKVTASSLSDRLKDYQANDTIQVTVFHQDELRTYSITLASPHPTRYQVKPVERPNSTQQQNFAGWLGVAIATV, encoded by the coding sequence ATGACTGAAGCAACAGCAACTCGTCCCAACGCATATATCCAGGAAACCGGCCCGACGATTCATTACTTAGTAGCAATGTCTCAACCAGAAACCCATCTGTTTGAGGTGACTTTACGCATTGTCGATTACACCTCGCCAATTCTCGATTTAAAATTGCCGGTATGGACACCTGGTTCCTACTTAGTTCGAGAATATGCCAAGAACTTACAAGATTTTGTGGTTTTTGCAGAGGATAAACCTTTACCTTGGCGAAAAATCAGCAAAAATCACTGGCAGGTAGACAAAACAGGTGTTTCAGAATTAACTGTACGTTACCGCATTTTTGCCAATGAGTTATCGGTACGGACAAATCACTTGGATGCTACCCACGGTTATTTCAATGGTGCAGCACTATTTTTTAGGCTACCAGGCTGGGATAAGCAACCCATTCGCGTTACCATCGTACCACCATACCCAGAATGGCAGGTAACAACTGCTCTACCTCCCGTAGGTGAGGAAACAAATACTTTCTGGGCGAGCGATTTTGATACTTTGGTGGATACTCCCTTTGAAATTGGTAGCCATCAATTGTATAAATTTGAGGTCTTGGGAAAACCCCATGAACTGGCAATTTGGGGGAAAGGTAATTACCAAGTTCAGCACATGATTGCTGATATCCAAAAAATTATTCAGGTAGAAGCGCAGATGTTCGGCGGTTTGCCTTATGAACGATATGTGTTTCTGCTACATTTATTTAGCCAAGCTTTTGGCGGTTTGGAGCATAAGGACTCTTGCTCGTTAATTTACCAACGTTTTGGATTTCGCACTCAGGAAAAGTACGATCGCTTTATGCAATTAGTTGCACACGAGTTCTTTCACTTGTGGAATGTCAAACGAATTCGCCCAAAAGCATTAGAGGTTTTTGATTATGACCAGGAAAACTACACACCATCATTATGGTTTTGTGAAGGTACTACTAGTTACTATGACTTGTTAATTCCTTTGCGGGCAGGAATTTATGATATTAAGTCGTATTTGAATAATTTGAGCAAAGAAATTACCAGATATGAAACCACACCGGGGCGCAAGGTACAACCCGTTTCCGAGTCGAGTTTTGATGCCTGGATAAAACTTTATCGCCCCGATGCAAATAGCGGTAATTCTCAAATTTCTTACTATTTAAAAGGAGAAATGGTATCGTTATTGCTGGATTTACTGATTCGCTCTACTCACGACAATCAGCGCTCCCTCGATGACGTAATGCTGAAAATGTGGCAGCAATTTGGGAAAGATGAAATTGGCTATACTCCAGAACAGTTGCAGGAAGTTATAGAATCTGTCGCCGGAATCGATTTGACTGATTTCTTTAAACGCTACATTGATAGTACTGATGATTTACCTTTCAATCAGTATCTAGAACCCTTTGGTTTGCAGTTGGTAGCTGAACAGCAGGAAGAACCTTACCTGGGTGTGAGAATAAATACAGAGAATGGGCGAGAGATGATTAAGTTTGTGGAAACTGATTCACCTGCACAAATAGGGGGAATTGATGCAGGTGATGAGTTGTTAGCAATTGACGGGATTAAGGTAACGGCGAGTAGTTTAAGCGATCGCCTGAAAGATTACCAAGCAAACGATACCATCCAAGTCACAGTTTTTCATCAAGACGAACTCCGTACTTATTCCATTACCCTCGCGTCACCACATCCCACTCGATATCAGGTAAAACCTGTTGAGCGTCCTAACTCTACACAGCAACAAAACTTTGCTGGATGGCTTGGGGTTGCGATCGCAACTGTTTGA
- a CDS encoding type II toxin-antitoxin system HigB family toxin, with translation MHVISRKILREFCEAHADIKEALYDWYRIATKAEWKNLLEVQAIYPKAEAVGNFTVFNIKGNSYRLITDIVYETQRIYIKYVLNHAEYDKD, from the coding sequence ATGCACGTTATTAGTCGCAAAATTCTACGAGAATTTTGTGAGGCACATGCAGATATAAAGGAAGCACTTTATGATTGGTATAGGATAGCAACTAAAGCTGAATGGAAAAATCTGCTTGAAGTTCAGGCTATTTATCCAAAAGCAGAAGCAGTTGGTAACTTCACTGTGTTTAATATTAAAGGAAACAGTTACCGTTTGATTACTGATATTGTTTACGAAACTCAAAGAATCTATATTAAATATGTCCTGAATCACGCTGAATATGATAAGGATTAA
- a CDS encoding helix-turn-helix domain-containing protein: MTRTFNPESYGKLLAEYQPKIITTNAENEQAIALALTLEHRLNRTSEEEMLLQLLVTLIEQFEETHYPILNGTPNSMLVHLMDARDMTTEALAEVLGSLEVALQIVNGGTISKTQAEALADYFNVNVSLFT, encoded by the coding sequence ATGACCCGTACTTTTAATCCAGAATCTTATGGTAAATTGCTAGCCGAGTATCAGCCAAAAATCATTACCACGAATGCAGAAAACGAACAAGCGATCGCACTCGCATTAACCTTAGAACATCGTCTTAATCGGACATCAGAAGAAGAGATGCTGTTACAACTGTTGGTAACATTAATTGAGCAGTTTGAAGAAACCCATTACCCAATTCTCAACGGTACACCCAATTCGATGTTAGTGCATCTGATGGACGCACGTGATATGACGACTGAAGCATTAGCAGAGGTACTCGGATCTTTGGAAGTTGCTTTGCAAATTGTGAATGGCGGCACTATTAGTAAAACTCAAGCAGAAGCGTTGGCGGACTATTTTAATGTAAATGTCAGTTTATTTACCTAG
- a CDS encoding serine/threonine protein kinase — protein sequence MPWTTGQRLQGGKYVIDKVLGQGGFGITYKALHVELNRTVVIKTPNEYLSPDPEYGKYIDRFIQEGRTLARLSQDPHPHIVGVIDLFKEGTIHCLVMDFVPGENLFEAVKRRGALPEAEIVPCIRQIGEALVVVHQAGLVHRDAHPGNIMLRSNGKAVLIDFGIAKELVPKTLSSKGIAGNEAFAPYEQMSRGSRDPTVDVYCLVATLYYAVTGQRPTTSLARKLDNTFLIPPKQINPSISDQLNQAILKGMALEAKDRPQSMQVWLAMLEHQKQQPLLPVSPVYRKEVVSSKVKLPSKPILRVKPTTKSPRVIPWGWLIGVLLSYLLIGYLLAASNALYIIWAVAVAGAVAVAWAGTWAWAGAWAVASAVASAVAGAGAMAGAVAGAVAVAVAVAAAVATVGAGAAAVAAAAAVAVAVVVAVVVAVAVAGAGAVAVAGAVASAMIFAVLVTVIRAEDKLRESFSKFHTFLILASTSSLSLGLGWLGHRIFNTGT from the coding sequence ATGCCTTGGACAACTGGACAACGATTACAAGGTGGCAAATATGTAATTGATAAAGTCCTTGGACAGGGGGGATTTGGGATTACTTATAAGGCATTGCATGTTGAGCTAAACCGGACAGTTGTCATCAAGACACCCAATGAATATCTCAGCCCTGACCCAGAATATGGCAAGTATATAGACCGATTTATTCAAGAAGGGCGAACACTAGCACGCTTGTCTCAAGACCCTCATCCTCATATTGTGGGAGTAATTGACTTGTTTAAGGAAGGTACTATCCACTGCTTAGTGATGGATTTTGTACCGGGAGAAAATTTGTTTGAGGCAGTAAAACGTAGAGGTGCGTTACCAGAAGCAGAGATTGTACCCTGTATCCGCCAGATTGGGGAAGCTTTAGTGGTGGTGCATCAGGCAGGTTTAGTACACAGAGATGCCCATCCCGGAAATATCATGCTGCGGAGTAATGGCAAAGCGGTTCTGATTGACTTTGGCATTGCTAAAGAACTCGTGCCTAAAACTTTGAGTTCAAAAGGTATTGCAGGTAATGAGGCATTTGCGCCTTATGAGCAGATGAGCAGAGGTAGTCGAGATCCAACGGTCGATGTTTACTGTCTGGTTGCCACACTCTATTATGCGGTGACAGGTCAACGCCCTACAACTTCTCTGGCTCGCAAGCTAGACAATACTTTCCTAATTCCACCTAAACAAATTAATCCAAGCATCAGCGATCAATTAAATCAAGCAATTCTTAAGGGTATGGCGCTAGAGGCAAAAGACCGCCCTCAGTCAATGCAGGTATGGTTAGCAATGTTAGAGCACCAAAAGCAACAGCCTCTACTACCTGTTAGTCCTGTTTATAGAAAAGAAGTTGTTTCTTCCAAAGTCAAGCTACCCTCAAAGCCAATTCTTCGAGTTAAACCAACTACTAAATCACCTAGAGTTATTCCTTGGGGCTGGTTGATTGGTGTATTGTTAAGCTACCTATTGATAGGCTACTTGTTAGCCGCGTCTAACGCTCTGTACATAATTTGGGCTGTAGCTGTGGCTGGGGCTGTGGCCGTGGCTTGGGCTGGGACTTGGGCTTGGGCTGGGGCTTGGGCTGTGGCTTCGGCTGTGGCTTCGGCTGTGGCTGGAGCTGGAGCTATGGCTGGGGCTGTGGCTGGGGCTGTGGCTGTGGCTGTGGCTGTGGCTGCGGCTGTGGCTACGGTTGGGGCTGGGGCTGCGGCTGTGGCTGCGGCTGCGGCTGTGGCTGTGGCTGTGGTTGTGGCTGTGGTTGTGGCTGTGGCTGTGGCTGGGGCTGGGGCTGTGGCTGTGGCTGGGGCTGTGGCTTCGGCTATGATTTTTGCTGTGCTTGTGACTGTGATTAGGGCTGAAGATAAATTACGAGAATCTTTTAGCAAATTTCATACTTTTCTAATTTTAGCTAGTACTTCTAGTTTAAGCTTGGGTTTGGGATGGTTAGGACATAGGATTTTTAATACAGGTACATAG